The Hyphomicrobiales bacterium genome window below encodes:
- the ltaE gene encoding low-specificity L-threonine aldolase, with amino-acid sequence MNVYPAASDTGNFANAIDLRSDTVTKPTTAMREAMATADVGDDVYGDDPTVRLLEEEVANLLGKEAAVFVASGTQSNLIAMLSHCNRGEEYISGVCNHVARYEAAGAAVLGGIAPFQLPVDDKGAISLDDLKGAIKPDDPHFPISRLLCLENTVYGRLQDQDNIESLAAFAKSEGLAVHMDGARLMNAVVRSNRSAKELVACCDTVSLCLSKGLGAPVGSVLAGGQDFVQKARRNRKLLGGGMRQVGILAAAGRYALEHHVDRLADDHRRARNLAEILSHYDEITVHEGRLDTNMVFLSISNEHRDPLYNFLKERGIILGSPADIMRCVTHLDVDDDALSQIKSSIDQYFAVAS; translated from the coding sequence ATGAACGTGTACCCAGCAGCGTCGGACACAGGCAATTTTGCCAACGCAATTGATTTGCGCAGTGACACGGTGACAAAGCCAACGACTGCGATGCGCGAGGCGATGGCCACGGCTGATGTGGGGGATGATGTTTATGGGGATGACCCGACTGTTCGCCTTTTAGAAGAAGAGGTGGCTAACCTTTTGGGAAAAGAGGCAGCCGTCTTTGTTGCGTCGGGCACGCAAAGTAATTTGATTGCCATGTTGAGCCACTGTAATCGAGGTGAAGAATATATTTCAGGCGTTTGTAATCATGTGGCGCGCTACGAGGCGGCGGGTGCGGCGGTGCTTGGCGGCATTGCACCGTTCCAATTACCGGTTGATGACAAAGGCGCGATCTCTCTCGACGATTTGAAAGGCGCCATCAAACCCGACGACCCACATTTTCCAATCAGCCGTCTTTTATGTCTGGAGAACACGGTCTATGGCCGCTTGCAAGACCAAGACAACATCGAGAGCCTTGCTGCTTTTGCAAAGAGTGAAGGCTTGGCTGTTCATATGGATGGCGCGCGTTTGATGAATGCTGTTGTTCGTTCCAATCGTTCGGCAAAAGAGCTGGTTGCCTGTTGTGATACGGTGTCGCTTTGTCTTTCCAAAGGGTTGGGCGCACCAGTTGGGTCTGTCTTAGCGGGCGGGCAAGACTTCGTCCAAAAGGCACGGCGTAATCGAAAGCTCTTAGGGGGTGGAATGCGGCAAGTTGGTATTCTGGCGGCAGCTGGTCGGTATGCCTTGGAGCACCATGTAGACCGCCTCGCAGATGACCATCGTCGGGCTCGTAACTTAGCCGAAATTCTATCGCACTATGATGAGATCACTGTTCATGAAGGCCGATTGGACACGAACATGGTGTTTCTCTCAATTTCTAATGAGCACCGCGATCCTTTGTATAACTTCTTAAAGGAGCGGGGAATTATTCTCGGTTCACCAGCTGATATTATGCGCTGTGTCACCCACTTAGATGTCGACGATGATGCACTGTCACAAATAAAATCATCAATTGATCAGTATTTTGCTGTTGCTTCATAA
- a CDS encoding twin-arginine translocation signal domain-containing protein, with the protein MAHKDEVTADRRSFLKMASVGTLASGAAALTGGAAQATEEVEVQGSGYRESDHVKKVYELSRF; encoded by the coding sequence ATGGCCCATAAAGACGAAGTGACGGCAGACCGCCGTTCTTTCCTCAAGATGGCAAGTGTTGGAACACTTGCTAGTGGCGCAGCTGCACTTACTGGCGGCGCGGCGCAAGCGACTGAGGAAGTTGAAGTCCAAGGCTCTGGATATAGAGAGAGCGATCACGTCAAGAAAGTTTATGAATTATCACGGTTCTAA
- a CDS encoding molecular chaperone TorD family protein translates to MQASGAATVSKISDEDRLRAQLYTLLGHLLANEPSEEMLTIVRGLEGDDSDLGKSFQKLAAQAEKAGVDQARHEYNDLFIGMGRGELVPYCSYYLTGFLNEKPLAKLRNTMRELNIKRAETVKEPEDGIGSLMEMMAGLIDGSFGEPADKATQKEFFDQHIGSWASYFFKDLEKAETAKLYKPVGEIGKQFMEIENAAFSME, encoded by the coding sequence ATGCAGGCTTCGGGAGCAGCCACAGTATCGAAGATTTCAGATGAGGATCGGTTGCGGGCGCAACTGTACACTCTGCTGGGGCACCTGCTTGCAAACGAACCATCCGAAGAAATGCTAACAATAGTTCGCGGCCTTGAAGGCGACGATAGTGATCTTGGCAAGTCATTCCAAAAGTTAGCCGCACAAGCTGAAAAAGCAGGCGTTGATCAGGCCCGCCACGAATACAATGATTTATTCATCGGCATGGGTCGTGGTGAACTTGTTCCTTATTGCTCCTATTACCTAACCGGTTTCTTGAACGAAAAGCCGCTCGCCAAACTGCGCAACACAATGCGCGAGCTGAACATTAAACGTGCTGAAACGGTTAAAGAGCCGGAAGACGGCATTGGTTCGCTAATGGAGATGATGGCAGGGTTGATTGACGGTAGCTTTGGTGAGCCTGCTGACAAAGCCACGCAGAAAGAATTTTTTGACCAGCATATAGGGTCATGGGCCTCATACTTTTTCAAAGATTTGGAAAAAGCTGAGACCGCAAAACTTTACAAGCCGGTTGGTGAAATCGGCAAACAATTTATGGAGATTGAAAACGCAGCTTTCTCAATGGAGTGA